In the genome of Rhodoplanes sp. Z2-YC6860, one region contains:
- a CDS encoding aromatic ring-hydroxylating dioxygenase subunit alpha, translating to MLTTQQNVLRRFWYAVMALEDLKDGPKPFRLLGEDIVLFLDKEGQPAALKDRCCHRTSKLSKGWMNDGQIVCGYHGWTYDRTGKLTHVPQFPVQQEVPNLSTPAYHCESRYGYAWVALEEPLAPILDADEEHDPKFRRIPQFYEVWNTSAFRLMENSFDNAHFAFVHKGTFGQLNQPLPEKYEIVETDYGFEAETLITVANPPVQHRISGTTDPTTKRHMRNKWYMPFCRKLDIEYPSGLRHIIFNSATPIDDSHIMVVQWLYRNDTEADCPAKELIDWDFQITREDKDIIESTDYDATMDMGRRVEAHMVSDRPGMIMRKRLMKLFEDHGEAEVYATRNAGDKVPAIAAE from the coding sequence ATGCTCACAACCCAACAGAACGTGCTGCGCCGCTTCTGGTATGCGGTGATGGCGCTCGAAGACCTCAAAGACGGCCCGAAGCCGTTCCGCCTGCTCGGCGAGGACATCGTCCTGTTCCTCGACAAGGAGGGCCAGCCGGCCGCACTGAAAGATCGCTGCTGCCACCGCACCTCCAAGCTCTCCAAGGGCTGGATGAACGACGGCCAGATCGTCTGCGGCTATCACGGCTGGACTTATGACCGCACCGGCAAGCTCACCCACGTGCCGCAGTTTCCGGTGCAGCAGGAGGTGCCGAACCTCTCCACGCCGGCTTATCACTGCGAAAGCCGCTACGGCTACGCCTGGGTGGCGCTCGAGGAGCCGCTCGCACCGATCCTCGATGCCGACGAGGAGCACGATCCCAAGTTCCGCCGCATCCCGCAGTTCTACGAGGTGTGGAACACCTCGGCGTTCCGGCTGATGGAGAACTCGTTCGACAACGCGCACTTCGCCTTCGTGCACAAGGGCACGTTCGGCCAGCTCAACCAGCCGCTGCCCGAGAAATACGAGATCGTCGAGACCGATTACGGCTTCGAGGCCGAGACGCTGATCACCGTCGCCAACCCGCCGGTGCAGCACCGCATCTCCGGCACCACCGACCCGACCACCAAGCGCCACATGCGCAACAAGTGGTACATGCCGTTCTGCCGGAAGCTCGACATCGAATATCCGAGCGGGCTGCGCCACATCATCTTCAATTCGGCGACGCCGATCGACGACAGCCACATCATGGTTGTGCAGTGGCTCTACCGCAACGACACCGAGGCCGACTGCCCGGCCAAGGAGCTGATCGACTGGGACTTCCAGATCACCCGGGAAGACAAGGACATCATCGAGTCGACCGATTATGACGCGACGATGGACATGGGCCGCCGCGTCGAGGCGCACATGGTCTCCGACCGCCCCGGCATGATCATGCGCAAGCGCCTGATGAAGCTGTTCGAGGATCACGGCGAGGCCGAGGTCTATGCGACGCGCAACGCAGGCGATAAGGTTCCGGCCATCGCTGCGGAATAA
- a CDS encoding ABC transporter permease, with protein MTTGTTARKKIADILPPLIVGVLVIAGWEAGCRIFSIPSYLFPAPSQIASVFVSDTPVLMRALWVTLRVTLIALTLAVVIGSAVAFLFVQSPIIERSLFPYAIIMQVTPIVAIAPLIIILVKDTQLALVICATIIAIFPIISNTTVGLRSVDQGHQNLFAVNRASRLQKLIYLRIPSALPFFFAGLRVSSGLALIGAVVAEFVAGTGGRNTGLAYEILQSGFQLEIPRMFAALFLITVAGITLFLAMVMLSRLALGTWHDSMAESEA; from the coding sequence ATGACAACCGGCACGACAGCCCGCAAGAAAATCGCCGACATCCTGCCGCCGCTGATCGTCGGCGTGCTGGTGATCGCGGGGTGGGAGGCGGGCTGCCGTATCTTCTCCATCCCGTCCTATCTGTTTCCGGCGCCGAGCCAGATCGCCTCGGTGTTCGTGTCGGACACGCCGGTGCTGATGCGGGCGCTGTGGGTGACGCTGCGCGTCACGCTGATCGCGCTGACGCTCGCGGTGGTGATCGGCTCGGCCGTGGCCTTCCTGTTCGTGCAGAGCCCGATCATCGAACGGAGCCTGTTCCCTTACGCCATCATCATGCAGGTGACGCCGATCGTTGCGATCGCTCCGCTGATCATCATCCTGGTCAAGGACACCCAGCTCGCCCTGGTGATCTGTGCGACGATCATCGCGATCTTCCCGATCATTTCGAACACCACCGTGGGGCTGCGCAGCGTCGACCAGGGCCATCAGAACCTGTTCGCGGTGAACCGCGCGTCGCGGCTGCAGAAGCTCATTTATCTTCGCATCCCAAGCGCGCTGCCGTTCTTCTTCGCCGGACTGCGCGTCTCCAGCGGCCTGGCGCTGATCGGCGCGGTAGTCGCCGAGTTCGTCGCCGGCACCGGCGGCCGCAACACCGGACTCGCCTATGAAATCCTGCAATCGGGCTTCCAGCTCGAAATTCCGCGGATGTTTGCGGCGCTGTTCCTGATCACGGTCGCGGGCATCACGCTGTTTCTCGCCATGGTGATGCTGTCGCGACTGGCGCTCGGCACCTGGCACGACAGCATGGCCGAGAGCGAAGCTTAA
- a CDS encoding ABC transporter substrate-binding protein translates to MNAADKVTFLTSWYAQAEHGGFYQAKAAGIYEKAGLDVTIKMGGPQVNGLQLLLAGEADVMMGYDFQVLNSIAKGLPVITIATSFQKDLQGIMTHDDVKGLDDMKDKTILVATPGRTSWWPWMKRKFGYTDAQTQAYTFNLQPFFNDKNIVQQSYPSSEPFQAMQKGVPVKFFLMADYGYPPYGTTMVAQSKFAAERPDVARRFVRASIEGWKSYLKGDPSPANALIQADNPKMSAEQIAFGIKRLNELEVADGGDAKTMGMGIITEARWKATYDLMVQEGLLAADTDWKKGFTTEFVKDLKITSR, encoded by the coding sequence GTGAACGCCGCAGACAAGGTCACGTTTCTCACGAGCTGGTACGCGCAGGCCGAGCACGGCGGTTTCTATCAGGCGAAGGCCGCGGGGATTTACGAGAAGGCCGGCCTCGACGTCACCATCAAAATGGGCGGCCCGCAGGTGAACGGCTTACAGCTCCTGCTCGCCGGCGAGGCCGACGTGATGATGGGCTACGATTTCCAGGTCCTCAATTCGATCGCCAAGGGGCTGCCGGTCATCACCATCGCGACGTCGTTCCAGAAGGACCTGCAAGGCATCATGACGCATGATGACGTGAAGGGTCTCGACGACATGAAGGACAAGACCATCCTGGTCGCGACGCCGGGCCGCACCTCGTGGTGGCCGTGGATGAAGCGCAAGTTCGGCTACACCGACGCGCAGACCCAGGCCTACACGTTCAACCTGCAGCCGTTCTTCAACGACAAGAACATCGTGCAGCAGTCCTATCCGTCGTCGGAGCCGTTCCAGGCGATGCAAAAGGGCGTGCCGGTGAAGTTCTTCCTGATGGCCGATTACGGCTATCCGCCCTACGGCACCACGATGGTGGCCCAGAGCAAGTTCGCGGCCGAGCGTCCGGACGTCGCGCGCCGCTTCGTGCGCGCTTCGATCGAAGGCTGGAAGAGCTATCTTAAGGGCGACCCCTCGCCCGCCAACGCGCTGATCCAAGCCGACAACCCGAAGATGAGCGCCGAGCAGATCGCGTTCGGCATCAAGCGGCTGAACGAGCTCGAAGTCGCCGACGGCGGCGACGCCAAGACCATGGGAATGGGCATCATCACCGAGGCGCGCTGGAAAGCGACCTACGACCTGATGGTGCAGGAAGGCCTGCTGGCAGCCGACACCGACTGGAAGAAGGGTTTTACGACGGAGTTTGTGAAGGATCTGAAGATCACGTCGCGTTGA
- a CDS encoding LysR family transcriptional regulator, translated as MLHSRLLKYLDEVARLGSIRKASARLNVASSAINRQILALENELGTPIFERMPRRLRLTATGEVLIAHVRETLKGHARVESHIEALKGLTRGEATIATMNGLAAGPLPRFLSGVLDAHPRVHIRLRVLPLDQITNAVLTGEADLALTYNPVSSAGIRIVASYDLPIGAVVSAKHPLAKRRQVRLADCAEFAMAISDHSMTIRPAVDLAFTHANIPLHPTIETNSIEFMKKIARSGQAITFLNPVDVAEEVGAGELRHLELQEMAGHPIALKLMVRARSALDTFPSLVVEELRKAMPRLDPVDAD; from the coding sequence ATGTTGCACTCCCGCCTGCTGAAATACCTCGACGAGGTCGCCCGCCTGGGCTCGATCCGGAAGGCTTCGGCGCGGCTCAATGTTGCCTCTTCGGCGATCAACCGGCAGATCCTGGCTTTGGAAAATGAGCTGGGAACCCCGATTTTCGAGCGCATGCCACGCCGTCTGCGGCTCACCGCGACCGGCGAAGTGCTGATCGCCCATGTGCGCGAGACGCTCAAAGGTCATGCCCGAGTCGAATCGCACATCGAGGCATTGAAGGGCCTCACCCGCGGCGAGGCCACCATCGCGACCATGAACGGGCTCGCGGCGGGGCCATTGCCGCGCTTCCTCAGCGGCGTTCTCGATGCGCATCCGCGCGTGCATATCCGGCTCCGCGTGCTGCCGCTCGATCAGATCACCAACGCGGTGCTGACGGGTGAGGCCGATCTGGCGCTGACCTACAATCCGGTCTCGAGCGCCGGCATCCGCATCGTCGCGAGCTACGATCTGCCGATCGGCGCAGTGGTGTCGGCGAAGCATCCGCTCGCCAAGCGGCGGCAGGTGCGGCTCGCCGACTGCGCCGAGTTTGCCATGGCGATTTCCGACCACTCCATGACGATCAGGCCGGCGGTCGATCTCGCCTTTACGCATGCCAACATTCCGTTGCATCCGACCATCGAGACCAATTCGATCGAGTTCATGAAGAAGATCGCGCGAAGCGGCCAGGCGATCACATTCCTCAATCCTGTCGATGTCGCGGAGGAGGTCGGGGCCGGCGAGCTCCGCCATCTGGAACTGCAGGAGATGGCCGGGCATCCGATCGCGCTTAAGCTGATGGTCCGTGCGCGGAGCGCGCTGGACACGTTTCCGAGCCTCGTGGTCGAGGAGCTGCGCAAGGCGATGCCGCGGCTCGATCCGGTTGACGCGGATTGA
- a CDS encoding cytosine deaminase, which translates to MPSRFSDLVWPDTASYRIANARIPLCFVAAPHGFAPQDREPDREDGTALIDILIDNGRIERLISAGTSPADERPSVDLNGRQVWPMLVDAHTHLDRGHTVVRSPNASGTFKDAVLATAADRKKWTHEDLLTRMSFGIRSAYAHGVSAIRTHLDSVPEQAQRSWPAFREMREEWKGHVALQAVSLLPIDLFRGDWGDQLAKLVAESGGVLGAVTRAAAQSSHGAPLDDLDSLLDRLFGLAARYDLDIDLHVDETNDPRSAALPYVARAALRHNYRDRVTCGHCCSLAVQPDDEADRTMDLLAQAGVNVITLPTVNLYLQDRGGGRTPRWRGVTLVHEMRKRGVTVAAAGDNCRDCFYAYGDHDMIDTFRQAVRILHLDHPLAEAPALVGPAPARIARLTEQGRIAVGAPARLIAFNARTLNEVVSRHQADRVVIDGKRSQARVPDYSELWDDALVSGTQA; encoded by the coding sequence ATGCCATCCCGGTTTTCCGATCTCGTCTGGCCTGACACGGCGTCCTACCGGATCGCCAATGCGCGCATTCCGCTTTGCTTTGTGGCCGCTCCGCACGGCTTTGCGCCGCAAGATCGCGAGCCGGACCGCGAGGACGGCACGGCGCTGATCGACATCCTGATCGACAATGGCCGGATCGAACGGCTGATATCTGCGGGAACATCTCCGGCCGATGAGCGACCATCCGTCGATCTGAACGGCCGCCAGGTGTGGCCGATGCTGGTCGACGCGCACACCCATCTCGATCGCGGCCACACCGTGGTGCGCTCGCCCAATGCGAGCGGCACCTTCAAGGATGCGGTGCTGGCCACCGCGGCCGACCGGAAGAAATGGACGCACGAGGATCTGCTGACGCGGATGAGCTTTGGCATCCGCAGCGCCTATGCGCATGGCGTTTCGGCGATCCGCACGCATTTGGATTCGGTGCCCGAGCAGGCGCAGCGGAGCTGGCCGGCGTTTCGCGAGATGCGCGAAGAGTGGAAGGGCCACGTCGCCCTGCAGGCGGTGTCGCTCTTGCCGATCGACCTCTTCCGCGGCGATTGGGGCGATCAGCTCGCCAAGCTCGTTGCCGAATCCGGCGGCGTGCTCGGCGCGGTGACGCGCGCCGCCGCCCAGAGCAGCCATGGTGCGCCGCTCGACGATCTCGACTCGCTGCTCGACCGGCTGTTCGGGCTCGCGGCGCGTTATGATCTCGACATCGACCTGCATGTCGACGAGACCAACGATCCGCGCTCGGCAGCGCTGCCTTATGTGGCGCGCGCGGCGCTGCGCCACAATTATCGCGACCGCGTGACCTGCGGGCACTGCTGCAGCCTCGCGGTGCAGCCTGACGACGAGGCCGACCGCACCATGGACCTGCTGGCGCAAGCCGGCGTCAACGTGATCACGCTGCCGACCGTCAATCTCTATTTGCAGGACCGTGGCGGCGGCCGCACGCCGCGCTGGCGCGGCGTCACCCTGGTGCATGAGATGCGAAAGCGCGGCGTCACGGTGGCCGCGGCCGGCGACAACTGCCGCGACTGCTTCTACGCCTACGGCGATCACGACATGATCGACACCTTCCGGCAGGCGGTGCGGATTCTGCACCTCGACCATCCGCTCGCCGAGGCGCCCGCGCTCGTCGGACCTGCGCCGGCGCGCATCGCCAGGCTCACGGAGCAGGGCCGCATTGCCGTCGGCGCCCCGGCGCGGCTGATCGCGTTCAACGCGCGCACGCTCAACGAGGTGGTGTCGCGGCATCAGGCCGACCGCGTCGTGATCGACGGCAAGCGCAGCCAGGCCCGCGTGCCGGACTATTCCGAGCTGTGGGACGACGCGCTCGTGTCCGGCACGCAAGCATAG
- a CDS encoding class I adenylate-forming enzyme family protein: MLMHQLLYDGAARNPDKIAFRWVDRDRTLTFSQAAVEMEHFAGALHQLGVRKGDRVTIFAHNGMDYLLGLFACWRIGAIAALVNIRFADELDYYFADHEPSVVIYTHDMAEPVKRAAASVKTIRALVCMDGPQPGAESLPALLSAKLMPPPDPADESAIAHLSYTSGTTGKPKGACLMHEPTMRAANCIAERLRITGDDVSFGPTALSSSYQLVGNLLPPLHRGVTVNVMGRWTQSSGWDALDKTASTILVANPTLLAELLLESRTRGRMPQRLRLTVSGGAPVPPTLKRALRDEWKMPLAESYGQSELGGFMALGDPVLASDEKFGAAGRPLPDKEVRILDADGTECPIGEVGEVCLRGGFMECYWGKPDKTAEALRGGWLHSGDAGSMDRDGYITMRGRFAELIKVDGRTWFPRDVEEALCTQDGVKEAAVVALPDNKLGQRPVAYITTTNGAVDLAKLKQAIVPLVTYDLAPLTIKSVAAFPMTPTGKIAKAELRQSALAEG, encoded by the coding sequence ATGTTGATGCATCAGCTTCTCTATGACGGGGCGGCGCGCAATCCCGACAAGATCGCGTTTCGCTGGGTCGACCGCGACCGCACGCTGACCTTCAGCCAGGCCGCGGTGGAGATGGAGCATTTCGCGGGCGCGCTGCATCAGCTCGGCGTGCGCAAGGGCGACCGCGTCACGATCTTCGCCCACAACGGCATGGACTACTTGCTTGGTCTGTTCGCCTGCTGGCGCATCGGCGCCATCGCGGCGCTGGTCAACATCCGCTTTGCCGACGAGCTCGACTATTACTTCGCCGACCACGAGCCCAGCGTCGTGATCTACACCCACGACATGGCGGAGCCGGTGAAGCGTGCCGCGGCAAGCGTGAAGACCATCCGTGCGCTGGTCTGCATGGACGGTCCACAGCCCGGCGCCGAAAGCCTGCCGGCCTTGCTCAGCGCCAAGCTGATGCCGCCGCCCGATCCGGCCGACGAGAGCGCGATCGCGCATCTGTCTTATACGTCGGGCACCACCGGAAAGCCCAAGGGCGCGTGCCTCATGCACGAGCCGACCATGCGGGCGGCGAACTGCATCGCCGAGCGGCTGCGCATCACCGGCGATGATGTGTCGTTCGGGCCGACCGCGCTTTCCAGTTCCTATCAGCTGGTCGGCAATCTCCTGCCGCCGCTGCATCGTGGCGTGACCGTCAACGTGATGGGCCGCTGGACGCAAAGCTCCGGCTGGGACGCACTCGACAAGACGGCGTCGACCATTCTGGTCGCCAATCCCACATTGCTCGCCGAACTGCTGCTGGAATCGCGGACGCGCGGACGCATGCCGCAGCGCCTGCGGCTCACGGTGTCCGGCGGCGCGCCGGTGCCGCCGACGCTGAAGCGCGCCTTGCGCGACGAATGGAAAATGCCGCTCGCCGAAAGCTACGGCCAGAGCGAGCTCGGCGGCTTCATGGCGCTGGGCGATCCGGTCCTCGCGTCCGACGAGAAGTTCGGCGCGGCTGGGCGGCCGCTCCCTGACAAGGAGGTCCGAATTCTGGACGCCGACGGCACCGAATGTCCGATCGGCGAGGTCGGCGAAGTGTGCCTGCGCGGCGGTTTCATGGAGTGCTACTGGGGCAAGCCCGACAAGACTGCCGAGGCGCTGCGCGGCGGCTGGCTGCACTCGGGCGACGCCGGCTCCATGGACCGCGACGGCTATATCACCATGCGCGGGCGCTTCGCCGAACTGATCAAGGTCGATGGCCGCACCTGGTTTCCGCGTGACGTCGAAGAGGCGCTGTGCACGCAAGATGGTGTCAAGGAGGCCGCGGTGGTGGCGCTGCCTGATAACAAGCTCGGCCAGCGGCCGGTTGCCTACATTACGACCACCAACGGCGCGGTCGATCTCGCGAAGCTCAAGCAGGCGATCGTGCCGCTCGTGACTTACGATCTCGCGCCGCTTACCATCAAGAGCGTGGCGGCCTTCCCGATGACGCCGACCGGGAAGATCGCCAAGGCTGAACTGCGGCAGAGCGCCCTCGCGGAGGGCTGA
- the atzF gene encoding allophanate hydrolase, with protein sequence MAETVDAIVAAHRAGRLTPRETVARSYARLRAYDDPALFISVRDEAEALAEADAIAKTHADRPLFGVPVAIKDNIDAGGLPTTVACPAFSHKPAHDSTAVARLRAAGAIVIGKTNLDQFATGLVGVRSPYGVPRNPFDPAVIPGGSSSGSAVAVAAGIVPLALGTDTAGSGRVPAGLNNIVGLKPSLGLVSTAGVVPACRTLDCVSVFALTTDDAWTALAVMAGSDKADPYSRPRPLGAPGAMGQSIRLGVPIASQRLFFGDQVAAGIYMKAIERFAALGATIIETDIEPLYETARLLYEGPWVAERYLAIKSLLASSPDAIHPVTRKIILDGARPTAADTFAAYYELEELRRVRDAIFGGIDALLLPTAPTVYTVQQVLADPIGLNSRLGTYTNFVNLLDLCGLALPAAMRGDGVPSGVTLLAPGGHDAFLASIGRVFHADTALPLGALKLAQPPLAPLSRAPAPNEIALAVVGAHLSGLPLNHELRNLGARLLQATSTAPDYKLFALPGGPPRRPGMLRVAAGQGSAIELETWAMSAEAFGRFVANVPPPLSIGTLKLADGSAVKGFLVEAEAITGAQDISGFGGWRAYMAKA encoded by the coding sequence TTGGCTGAGACCGTCGACGCGATCGTTGCCGCGCACCGCGCCGGAAGGCTGACGCCACGCGAAACCGTCGCGCGCAGTTATGCGCGGCTGCGCGCGTACGACGATCCCGCGCTGTTCATCAGTGTGCGCGACGAGGCCGAGGCGCTGGCCGAGGCCGATGCGATTGCCAAGACACATGCTGACCGTCCGTTGTTCGGTGTGCCGGTCGCGATCAAGGACAACATCGACGCCGGAGGTCTTCCGACCACCGTGGCCTGTCCGGCGTTCTCGCATAAGCCCGCCCACGACTCGACCGCGGTGGCGCGGCTGCGCGCAGCGGGCGCCATCGTCATCGGCAAGACCAATCTCGATCAGTTCGCGACGGGTCTGGTCGGCGTGCGCTCGCCCTACGGCGTGCCGCGCAATCCGTTCGATCCGGCTGTCATCCCGGGTGGCTCGAGCTCCGGCTCGGCGGTGGCGGTCGCGGCCGGCATCGTGCCGCTTGCGCTCGGCACCGACACCGCGGGCTCCGGCCGCGTGCCGGCCGGGCTGAACAACATCGTCGGGCTGAAGCCGAGCCTTGGCCTCGTCTCGACCGCGGGCGTGGTGCCGGCGTGCCGCACGCTCGATTGCGTTTCGGTGTTCGCGCTCACGACCGACGACGCCTGGACCGCGCTTGCCGTCATGGCCGGGTCCGACAAGGCCGATCCCTATTCGCGGCCGCGCCCGCTCGGGGCGCCCGGGGCGATGGGACAGAGCATCCGGCTTGGCGTGCCGATCGCCTCGCAGCGGCTGTTCTTCGGCGATCAGGTGGCGGCCGGGATTTATATGAAGGCCATCGAACGCTTCGCCGCGCTTGGCGCGACGATTATCGAGACCGATATCGAGCCGCTCTACGAGACCGCGCGGCTCCTCTACGAAGGCCCGTGGGTCGCCGAACGTTATCTCGCGATTAAATCGCTGCTCGCGTCGTCGCCGGATGCCATCCATCCGGTGACGCGCAAGATCATCCTCGACGGCGCGCGGCCGACCGCGGCGGATACGTTCGCGGCCTATTACGAGCTCGAAGAGCTGCGCCGCGTCCGCGACGCGATCTTCGGCGGCATCGACGCGCTGCTGCTGCCGACCGCGCCGACGGTCTACACCGTGCAGCAGGTGCTGGCCGATCCGATCGGGCTCAACAGCCGGCTCGGCACCTACACCAACTTCGTCAATCTGCTCGATCTCTGCGGCCTGGCGCTGCCGGCCGCGATGCGTGGCGACGGCGTGCCATCGGGCGTGACGCTGCTGGCGCCCGGCGGGCACGATGCGTTCCTCGCCTCGATCGGCCGCGTGTTCCATGCCGACACCGCGCTGCCGCTCGGGGCACTGAAGCTTGCGCAGCCGCCACTTGCGCCGCTATCGCGGGCACCCGCGCCAAACGAAATCGCGCTGGCGGTGGTCGGCGCGCATCTCTCCGGCCTGCCGCTGAACCATGAGCTGCGCAATCTCGGCGCGCGGCTGTTGCAGGCCACCTCGACCGCGCCGGACTACAAGCTGTTCGCGCTCCCCGGCGGCCCGCCGCGGCGGCCCGGAATGCTGCGCGTCGCCGCCGGGCAGGGCAGCGCCATCGAACTGGAAACCTGGGCGATGAGCGCCGAAGCTTTCGGCCGCTTCGTCGCGAACGTGCCGCCGCCGCTCTCCATCGGTACGCTCAAGCTTGCCGACGGCAGCGCCGTCAAAGGCTTCCTGGTCGAGGCCGAAGCGATCACCGGCGCGCAGGATATTTCCGGCTTCGGCGGCTGGCGCGCCTACATGGCGAAAGCCTAG
- a CDS encoding AtzE family amidohydrolase — MEWTSASEIARLVQNGERSALSITEAALTRIKSLNKTLNAFTDVTAGRARAKAQALDKARSEGQPLGPLAGVPFAVKNLFDVEGLPTRAGSKINRKHKPAGRDATLIERLEAAGAVLVGALNMGEYAYDFTGENVHDGNAHNPHDIAHMTGGSSSGSGGAVAGGLVPLALGSDTNGSIRVPSSFCGIFGLKPTYGRLSRARSFPFVASFDHLGPFARTTKDLALAYDVMQGPDADDAACADRPVEAALPTLNHGIDGLRIAVAGGYFRKGASAETREAMKLVTKALGVTREIEIPEAERARSAAYVITATEGAALHLERLRKQARDFDPAVRDRLIAGALVPAALVNQAQKFRRWYRGEVLKLFGEVDIILAPATPTTAPKIGQQTFVLDGVEMLLRPNIGVYTQPISFIGLPVVAAPIPLSPLPIGVQIIAAPWREDLALRVAEKLEQSGVAVAPKPEF, encoded by the coding sequence ATGGAATGGACCAGCGCCTCGGAGATCGCGCGCCTCGTTCAGAATGGCGAGCGCAGCGCGCTTTCGATCACGGAAGCAGCCCTCACCCGCATCAAGAGCCTCAACAAGACGCTCAACGCCTTCACCGATGTCACGGCCGGGCGTGCGCGGGCCAAGGCTCAAGCCCTGGACAAGGCGCGGAGCGAGGGCCAGCCTCTCGGGCCACTTGCGGGCGTGCCGTTCGCGGTAAAGAACCTGTTCGATGTCGAAGGACTGCCGACCCGCGCCGGCTCCAAGATCAACCGCAAGCACAAGCCTGCCGGGCGCGACGCGACGCTCATTGAACGCCTTGAGGCCGCCGGTGCCGTGCTGGTCGGTGCGCTCAACATGGGCGAATACGCTTACGACTTCACCGGCGAGAACGTGCACGACGGCAATGCGCACAACCCGCACGATATCGCGCACATGACCGGCGGCTCGTCGAGCGGATCGGGCGGCGCCGTTGCGGGCGGACTCGTGCCGCTCGCCCTGGGTTCAGACACCAACGGGTCAATTAGAGTGCCGTCGTCGTTCTGCGGCATCTTCGGGCTGAAGCCCACGTATGGCCGGCTGTCGCGGGCGCGAAGCTTTCCCTTCGTTGCGAGTTTCGACCATCTCGGACCGTTCGCGCGGACGACGAAGGATCTGGCGCTCGCCTACGATGTCATGCAGGGGCCCGACGCCGACGACGCGGCCTGCGCCGATCGTCCGGTTGAGGCCGCGCTGCCGACGCTCAACCACGGCATCGACGGCCTGCGGATCGCGGTCGCGGGCGGCTATTTCCGAAAGGGCGCATCGGCCGAAACGCGCGAGGCGATGAAGCTTGTCACCAAGGCGCTGGGCGTCACCCGCGAGATCGAGATCCCCGAAGCCGAACGCGCGCGGTCGGCCGCTTACGTGATCACCGCGACCGAGGGCGCGGCGCTGCATCTCGAACGCCTGCGCAAGCAGGCGCGCGATTTCGACCCCGCGGTGCGCGACCGGCTCATCGCCGGCGCGCTGGTGCCGGCCGCGCTCGTCAATCAGGCGCAGAAATTCCGGCGCTGGTATCGCGGCGAAGTGCTGAAGCTGTTCGGCGAGGTGGACATCATCCTGGCGCCGGCAACGCCCACCACCGCGCCGAAGATCGGCCAGCAGACATTCGTGCTCGACGGCGTCGAGATGCTGCTGCGGCCGAATATCGGCGTCTACACGCAGCCGATCTCGTTCATCGGTTTGCCGGTGGTGGCAGCACCCATCCCCTTGTCGCCGCTGCCGATCGGGGTGCAGATCATCGCGGCGCCGTGGCGCGAAGATTTGGCATTGCGGGTGGCCGAAAAGCTGGAGCAGAGCGGCGTCGCCGTCGCGCCGAAACCTGAGTTTTAG
- a CDS encoding DUF4089 domain-containing protein encodes MPRRPQKPKPRSRPSPKTRKSVKAKKRATAAPKSAHALDDFIVSGARALGLAVDKAWMPAVRTHLDITLRHGATVTAFALPDEAEPAPVFKA; translated from the coding sequence ATGCCGCGACGTCCGCAAAAGCCGAAGCCGCGGAGCCGGCCATCGCCCAAAACCCGCAAATCCGTAAAGGCCAAAAAGCGCGCGACCGCAGCGCCGAAATCGGCGCACGCGCTCGACGATTTCATCGTCTCCGGCGCACGCGCGCTTGGGCTCGCTGTCGACAAAGCCTGGATGCCGGCGGTGCGAACGCATCTCGATATCACGCTGCGCCACGGCGCGACCGTCACGGCCTTTGCCCTGCCCGACGAGGCAGAGCCCGCGCCCGTGTTCAAAGCCTGA